In Desulfovibrio sp. JC010, the following proteins share a genomic window:
- a CDS encoding sulfite exporter TauE/SafE family protein: MDMLTLGITLASFVLSFIFALGGVGSAVVLIPTLTWMGVPFNLARPTGLFVNAVSMLGATYSNIKEKRLDFKLGIPIVVASVVMAPVGAWLGHFLPLKSLMLIFICFLCFSGTMMLFFKASKYKDQFREDRPVTGPFLVGVLAGFISGLLGVGGGGVISPLMIMQGFNPKKVATVTAFAVPFSSITAFAAYAMMGSVSVRLLIFAGLAAWGGGYLGTKVMHARMKPATVKKFLGGTIILLGIKLLWSFVLN, encoded by the coding sequence ATGGATATGTTGACTCTCGGCATCACACTTGCCTCATTTGTGCTGAGCTTTATTTTTGCGCTCGGCGGGGTCGGCTCGGCAGTGGTGCTTATCCCAACGCTGACATGGATGGGAGTGCCGTTTAATCTGGCCCGGCCTACCGGGCTTTTTGTGAATGCTGTCAGTATGCTCGGGGCGACTTATTCCAATATCAAGGAAAAACGCCTTGATTTTAAGCTGGGCATTCCCATTGTTGTGGCCTCCGTGGTTATGGCCCCTGTCGGGGCATGGCTTGGTCATTTTTTGCCTTTGAAGTCCTTAATGCTGATTTTTATTTGCTTCCTGTGCTTTTCAGGAACGATGATGCTTTTCTTCAAGGCTTCCAAGTATAAGGACCAGTTCCGTGAGGATCGTCCTGTTACCGGTCCCTTTCTGGTTGGTGTGCTTGCAGGATTTATTTCCGGTCTGCTTGGCGTGGGCGGCGGAGGGGTAATTTCACCGCTGATGATCATGCAGGGATTTAATCCCAAAAAAGTGGCCACTGTGACAGCGTTCGCAGTTCCTTTTTCATCCATAACCGCTTTTGCGGCTTATGCCATGATGGGCTCGGTTTCTGTCAGGTTGTTGATTTTTGCCGGACTGGCCGCCTGGGGGGGCGGTTATCTGGGAACAAAAGTCATGCATGCCCGGATGAAGCCTGCCACTGTTAAAAAATTTCTCGGCGGAACAATTATTCTGCTGGGTATAAAACTGCTCTGGTCTTTTGTTTTGAATTAA
- a CDS encoding pentapeptide repeat-containing protein, producing MQIVDFESYENDLFEGLDFNDQTLQEVSFYRCSFESSSLQYAEFIDCDFQECSFIGCNMALTVFANSKLIDIEFRDSKLLGINWGNLGPVIRANYSNCVMDRCAFSSQNLVKVKFSFCSLKDAAFSDCKLARVKFDDCDFAGCQFHQSDLTSADFSTSRNYFMNAETNNLRKAKFSLPEAVSLLANLEIELT from the coding sequence ATGCAGATAGTTGATTTCGAATCATATGAGAATGATCTTTTTGAAGGATTGGATTTTAATGATCAAACCCTGCAGGAAGTAAGTTTTTATAGATGCTCTTTCGAGTCTTCTTCATTACAATATGCTGAATTTATTGATTGCGATTTTCAGGAATGCTCCTTTATCGGTTGTAATATGGCCCTGACTGTTTTTGCTAATTCCAAATTAATTGATATTGAGTTCAGGGATTCAAAATTACTTGGGATTAATTGGGGAAATCTTGGTCCAGTTATCAGGGCCAACTATTCCAATTGCGTAATGGACCGGTGTGCTTTCAGCAGCCAGAATTTAGTAAAAGTAAAATTTAGCTTCTGTTCATTAAAAGATGCTGCTTTTTCTGATTGCAAGCTGGCACGTGTGAAATTTGATGATTGTGATTTTGCCGGTTGTCAGTTTCATCAGTCAGATCTGACTTCTGCTGATTTTAGCACCTCACGTAATTATTTTATGAATGCTGAAACGAATAATCTTAGAAAGGCTAAATTTTCACTGCCTGAGGCCGTGTCGCTACTGGCTAATCTGGAGATAGAACTTACGTAG
- a CDS encoding rhodanese-like domain-containing protein — translation MKALNDAVAEMDFDFLSSGEHTMSIEGMRKVLGSENSEVVFLDVRSDKEMKYLVLPFAKHIPLNELPARLDELPKDKLIVAYCTSIFRSAVAYTLLRAHGFDQVKGMAASMEDMVGAFKPGPLGKM, via the coding sequence ATGAAAGCTCTTAATGATGCTGTTGCTGAAATGGATTTTGATTTCCTGAGTTCCGGTGAGCACACCATGAGTATTGAAGGTATGCGCAAGGTTCTCGGTAGTGAGAATTCTGAAGTTGTTTTTCTTGATGTTCGTTCGGATAAGGAAATGAAATATCTTGTACTCCCGTTTGCCAAACATATTCCGTTGAATGAGTTGCCTGCCCGTCTGGATGAATTGCCTAAAGATAAACTCATTGTAGCTTATTGCACCTCTATTTTTCGATCTGCAGTAGCCTACACTCTGCTGCGTGCGCACGGCTTTGATCAAGTTAAAGGCATGGCCGCTTCCATGGAAGATATGGTCGGTGCTTTCAAGCCCGGTCCTTTGGGTAAAATGTAG